The window CTACTGTACAGACAAACACCTATTTACATATAGCTTATGAGGAAGTTGTTCGATCGGACAGGTTTTAATGAGCATGCATGTTCGAAATACGAAAAATACGTGACGCTCGGAGTCAAGCAACCAAACTAGTTTCTACAAATAGGAAATTCAAATGCAACACAAGCACAATCCACGGCGGTGGTAAACTCATCACTACCTCAAACTCCTGATATAACAAGATAATCTCCCAAAATTTGAAATACAAATAACACTTTGAGTTCTCATGTTACTTGCAAAACAAGTGGTTTACGCAACTTGTAAAATAATCCTTTTAAAGTAATTAGTGACATTGTATCGTAACTGATAAGTGAATGGAAAAGAGCCACATTAATAATGTGTGCACAATCGAGCCCAGAAGCAGGAGTTGAATTAGTGATGCTTAGAGGGGAAGGTGTTTAGATTTAGTAAAACTATACAAAAATCTACTGTGTGAGATGACAGCATGCAGGGAGCCCCTCACAACATGCACATGCCACACATCCTTACCTTgttaaacaaatacattatCAGCGCGCGCTTTGCCAAGAAATTCTTAACCTGTATGGGACAAGTATAAAGTTGTTTGGCTTTCAAAACTACACAACAAAATGTAACACAAGTGTAGACATAATGGCTTTACAGACTTGTAGACCTTAACAGTGGGCTGAAAAAGATGGACGACCACTCAATCATTATTAGCCCATGTCAATACTAATAAGTATGAAAAGACATCCCTCAATGCTGTGTAAACATAATATTACATGTATTGTATGTTGGGATTCTGTGTACCTGTTCTTTTCTGTTCTGAAGGAACTGAGCCAGGCGACTTGGTTTAGACGGTTCCTGCTTGGGACTGGGAACTGAGGCAGGAGATGCTGGGGGACTCCCATTGACCTGTGAATCTGCACAGCGAggcaaagcaacaacaaataaaaagctcAGATATCTGCCAGTCATCCATTGGCTACCAAACGTATCTGATGATACCCTCGCCTATAGGTTGACATCATGCCACGCCGGACGTTCCAAAGCGTCTGTTTAGTCATATGAGgtgaacaaatacagaaacgGGTACAAATTACACCTCAAAGTTGACCCTAACCGCATTGGTTTCCGAGCAAGAACAGATTGAACAAAATTACACGTGTCCGTCTGATTGCAGTGACTTGATTTCTTCCGTCAGCCTCCTCTCACCTGTGGAGGTGGACCAGAGCTTTGGAGCTCTCCTCATGATGTGCGGGCTTTGCACTGTGCCAAACCACGGCGAGCATTGGTCCATAGGTGCGGTGAGACGGCGCAGGGCGGGAGAAGAGAAAGGGCTGTCCAGGTCAGGAGTGAATGGCGCCGTCAAAGGGCTCTGTGGGAAGCCACCAATGGAGCGTGCGAACACAGAAGCGGGAGTTCTCAACAGCATGGCGGGCCTCGGGCTCATCAGATCTTCTGGGCCCGAGGTtactttgagaaagaaaaaaaaaaaaaaaagaaggggtaAATAGTAAAAAAGGGAACCAGgcatggacattttttttcaatttatgttttttaaaagcaacatacCCGATGACTCAGATGAAGTCTTCCGTTCACTCCCGGAAGACAGCGATTTGGACCTGCCATTGGTTGCTACGGTGTCATGGTAAGCTACGAGTCTCTGGGTCAGATCAGCCAGCAGAGACAGACACTCCTTAGTGATGGCGTTCCAATTGTGAGGATGGCCACCTGGGAGAGACAAGAATGCAAAGATAATGAAAAGATTGCCATCAGGGTATCATCAGCCAATAGTGTACAAATACAATCAGTCAGTCACAACTCATGTAAGGGTCACTTGTCCGTGTAGACAGCCATACAGACCTGGCTGACTCAGACTGAAGACCTCACAGCGTCTCGATGGGGAGTGTTGGGACAGCAGAGCGAAGTCCTGCAGAGCTAGGAACTaaaatttggaaaaaaaagttacaacACCCCTGTGTGATCAGCAGCAAGCCCAAATTAGAGGGAAATCAAGTATGCTACCTTCAATATCATTGGCTGCTTGTCCGTAAGAACTTTAGGGAGACACTGATGGGCATCCTCGGTAAAAGATGACTGCACAGGAAAACTGTACACCTGCAGAGAACAGGAAACATAGTCGATGACATTTTATCTGAAAAGTGCTGAAGTGTAAATTGAATCAAGAATGCGAGATGAGCTCTGGTCTGGTGCTCTTTGGATACCTGAGAACTCAAAGTAATGACAACACTGCCCCCTAGTGtctataaataattaaaaagcaaGCAGAAGGGGTTTCTGCAACACAACACTGCTGTTAAGCCAATTTGTGTCACAACAGGGCAATAACATGTGATTGGTCGGTCACGGCCAGTGGGCCCTGTTGTGGATCTTGAGCCTTTTGATGTAATTGAGTCACATACCTCAGTGACAAATATCCTAAAAAGCAGCAGCGTGATGTGCCATGTGAAGAGAAGGAAGCTGGCACTGATCCACTGGTggtagaggagggaggggtccaGCAGTCCAGCTATGCTGTCCAGAGGGTGGACAGAGCTGGAATAGGAGATCACAGACATCACTAAATGAATACAGGCCAGGAAGCAGCACTGTGTGCCTGCCAGTCATTTTGTTTGTACAAATTGCAaagccagaaaaagaaaagaaaaaaaacatactgacCTGTTTAAATGAAGATTCAGTGTTTTACAAATCCATGCTTTTGGAATGTATCCTGTTAATAAACACATTGAGATATTGTGTCACTTCCAACAAGacaattaacaaaacaaaaacacagctcaGGTACAAAAAAAAGTTACTAGAAGagaatttaatttagttttagttCAGTGTTATCGAGGTTTAATTTATAGACAGATCACTTAcccaaaaagaaatacataacGATGTAGTTCCTGACACAGTAAAGTGCTTGAGTGGAGCTGCACCTCACCACCAAAAGTAAGGATCCTTTAAAGCGAAGGTATTTGTATTGCTGTGGGAAAATATCAGTAGGTTAACATCAACGCATattaacctttaaaaaaaaggtaccgGTTCCTCTTTTCTACCTAAGTTTAGCCCAGAATGTGTTGCTGGAGAGAACACGGCTTACGACATAATCAGTAAGCGTGTTGATTGGCAGGAGTGTCAACCAGATCTCACGTAAAATTTATACAGAttctaaataaaaacagatggcCGTCTTTGAGCGACCATAACAACTTATAATtggccaaccccccccccccccccccctccctcaaccCCAATGGTGGCTGTAAGGACTCCCCCTAAGTTGTTGGTGAACTCATATCACATACCTGAACAGTGTGAAAAGAGACATAGTTCATGTTGTAGATCACACCGAGCAGACTGTGAGAAAATCCAACAAAGGCTCCAGCGAGCAGCAGGATGAGGTGATATTCATTCAGACACATCTGAGGCAAACGGTCGGTGCTGGAAAGAAATTGAAGAAATTAAGATTGCGGACACAGCATGTAAAGCTCTACATGAGGAGTTGTACGTGACAGCGGCTTACTCATCATTCTGTATGCAAGGGCCTCCGATTGACTCATATCTGCCCCCGATAGTGACAGCACAACACCAAGCCACGATTGTTCCCATGATGCAGTGGGCCAAGGAGTGTACGAGCTGGCGAGGATGGAGCAGCTGACCCAACAGGGCAATTCTTGAGCATGCAATTGTTGGGATGACTAAAGGGAAACAGATAAAACACAACCAATTGTTTTTAGCCGACAACACCCCACATGTCAACATCACTGATGTTACTCGCCGACACCCATCACAACTGTAGTGATTTCTTTACTTCattatagtaaaaaaaaacatcatgcaTTTCTGACCTTTTTACATATTTGTCATGGCCTCGGAGAAGGTTTATGATAGATTTGAGACTCGTTGACTTGTTGAGTTTTACGTGACATCTTGAAAGGTGTAGTGTTGTACTTTTGGTAGCAAGTTGCACCGTTTGGAATTTGTTTGTTTAGAGCGTTTGGgccaaataaacataaaaaagtgCAGGGGTCTACTTTGTGAGGACAGTCTGGTCCGGCCGTGGGACCAAAGGTGGATTTACTTCATGGGTAGTCATTGTAAAGAGTGGGGATGTCTGAGGTTGATGCGTTGATTGCATCCAAGGAGATGCTGGATACGTTTACTAAAAGGAGCAGTTGCTCTTGATTGCTGATATTTAGTGTTGGTTGTGAGAGTTACATACTCTTATGGT is drawn from Gasterosteus aculeatus chromosome 3, fGasAcu3.hap1.1, whole genome shotgun sequence and contains these coding sequences:
- the ndc1 gene encoding nucleoporin NDC1 isoform X1 — protein: MFSNEQSCWFVRKVVCWRAVASIAWAVLLLLPITALFVILSRFSLLHPIQTISECLSFATCASAIFSLILMCGVIIMVGFLNLEYYTVIPTIACSRIALLGQLLHPRQLVHSLAHCIMGTIVAWCCAVTIGGRYESIGGPCIQNDDTDRLPQMCLNEYHLILLLAGAFVGFSHSLLGVIYNMNYVSFHTVQQYKYLRFKGSLLLVVRCSSTQALYCVRNYIVMYFFLGYIPKAWICKTLNLHLNSSVHPLDSIAGLLDPSLLYHQWISASFLLFTWHITLLLFRIFVTEVYSFPVQSSFTEDAHQCLPKVLTDKQPMILKFLALQDFALLSQHSPSRRCEVFSLSQPGGHPHNWNAITKECLSLLADLTQRLVAYHDTVATNGRSKSLSSGSERKTSSESSVTSGPEDLMSPRPAMLLRTPASVFARSIGGFPQSPLTAPFTPDLDSPFSSPALRRLTAPMDQCSPWFGTVQSPHIMRRAPKLWSTSTDSQVNGSPPASPASVPSPKQEPSKPSRLAQFLQNRKEQVKNFLAKRALIMYLFNKLPEASSQALFADSQAHIWALEGLSYLVQASFSEDQFGVVQTTLPSILGSMLVLQEAVDRHFKLPHASSKPVRSAGSLGESTHKTLRFALRATLKTSIYRITTTFGNHLNAVKMSAEHRKRLQLFLEYKE
- the ndc1 gene encoding nucleoporin NDC1 isoform X2, with product MFSNEQSCWFVRKVVCWRAVASIAWAVLLLLPITALFVILSRFSLLHPIQTISECLSFATCASAIFSLILMCGVIIMVGFLNLEYYTVIPTIACSRIALLGQLLHPRQLVHSLAHCIMGTIVAWCCAVTIGGRYESIGGPCIQNDDTDRLPQMCLNEYHLILLLAGAFVGFSHSLLGVIYNMNYVSFHTVQQYKYLRFKGSLLLVVRCSSTQALYCVRNYIVMYFFLGYIPKAWICKTLNLHLNSSVHPLDSIAGLLDPSLLYHQWISASFLLFTWHITLLLFRIFVTEVYSFPVQSSFTEDAHQCLPKVLTDKQPMILKFLALQDFALLSQHSPSRRCEVFSLSQPGGHPHNWNAITKECLSLLADLTQRLVAYHDTVATNGRSKSLSSGSERKTSSESSVTSGPEDLMSPRPAMLLRTPASVFARSIGGFPQSPLTAPFTPDLDSPFSSPALRRLTAPMDQCSPWFGTVQSPHIMRRAPKLWSTSTDSQVNGSPPASPASVPSPKQEPSKPSRLAQFLQNRKEQLPEASSQALFADSQAHIWALEGLSYLVQASFSEDQFGVVQTTLPSILGSMLVLQEAVDRHFKLPHASSKPVRSAGSLGESTHKTLRFALRATLKTSIYRITTTFGNHLNAVKMSAEHRKRLQLFLEYKE